The Spirosoma radiotolerans genome has a window encoding:
- a CDS encoding TonB-dependent receptor, which translates to MKRKLRKHHLLPALVALFIMVALFPVETLAQSRKITGKVSTSGSTEVLQGVNVLVKGNTRKGAVTDGQGMFALEASPTDVLVISFIGFKSKEIKVGNETTFNISLDEDATQLTELIVTGSRNTGRTILETPVPVDVISIKDIMGELPQMDLAQMLAFVAPSFNAVRSQGGDLNSHVDPVQLRNMAPNQILVLVNGKRRHTSALLITETAVGSPSTTVDLMTIPVSAIDRVEILRDGAAAQYGSDAVAGVVNIILKKGTNKLTGSLTGGGYANTGGQAGALTKSGKPDGFNYQFDANYGFKISDKGYFNVSGQITQRRPTLRPFVNDWGFFDNTYLNNLRTDKNGNPVITNPELINAQVAGNTSQIAALKTETGLMSARGLTKADFAVYAGMPAITLGSTFYNAGYEINPTTTIYSFGGASYKYLEGFSCYFRRPAQTDRFNYLLYPNGFRPQMTSNTSDMSNTIGLKSKIGDFSVDFSNTFGRNTMRLGMVNTFNASLGSNSPVNMNLGTHQFSQNSTNLDLSRYFKGVMNGLNIAFGAEMRIENYKIIKGQEESYAYGNAGVLTAVKDGLLVGPDGKPLEDANSIPIVDASGNPLSVFAGQQVTVKSLSSNCQCFAGFGPKNERNEFRTTMAAYLDAELELTRKFLLAGAFRLENYSDFGGVTIGKLAARYSLTKTLSIRGSIATGFRAPSLQELNYTHTATAFVPDANGIPQPLDVTTYPTNSTAARVLGIKGLKQEQSRTYGFGLTYQPAPGFEVTLDAYQIDVDNRIFRTSYFNAAEVGNNYQEVIGDGEAQFFVNGADVRSKGLEAVGNYTLNLQKGSSITFSLAAIFSKNTVLNRKTLDLNVANLTSEQIVGKYLSRDVIGQFETGTPRTKLIGSVSYRVNKFNTMLRGTYFGTVTERSVSSDNDGNFYDQTFSGQAVFDLSFGYDLNRNVKVSIGGSNIFDKYPQILRPENQGFYLYSNNQQGSNGAYYYGRLMFNF; encoded by the coding sequence ATGAAAAGAAAACTACGTAAGCACCACCTGTTGCCCGCCCTGGTCGCCCTGTTCATCATGGTCGCCTTGTTCCCGGTAGAGACGCTGGCCCAAAGCCGGAAAATAACCGGCAAAGTTTCTACCAGCGGGAGCACCGAAGTCTTGCAGGGAGTCAACGTATTAGTGAAAGGCAACACGAGAAAAGGAGCCGTCACCGATGGTCAGGGCATGTTTGCGCTGGAAGCGTCTCCAACCGATGTCCTGGTGATTAGCTTTATTGGTTTCAAATCAAAAGAAATAAAAGTAGGCAATGAGACCACCTTCAATATATCGTTGGATGAAGACGCCACGCAACTTACGGAACTGATCGTAACGGGGTCGCGCAATACGGGCCGTACTATTCTGGAAACGCCCGTTCCCGTCGATGTGATCTCGATCAAGGATATTATGGGCGAGCTTCCACAAATGGATCTGGCCCAGATGCTCGCCTTTGTAGCACCGAGTTTCAATGCAGTCCGTTCTCAAGGAGGAGACCTCAATTCTCACGTTGATCCCGTTCAACTACGAAATATGGCGCCCAACCAGATCCTGGTGCTTGTGAATGGAAAAAGACGGCACACGTCTGCTTTGCTCATCACGGAAACCGCCGTTGGTAGCCCATCGACCACCGTCGATTTGATGACCATTCCCGTTTCGGCCATTGACCGGGTCGAAATACTTCGTGATGGGGCAGCCGCGCAGTATGGGTCCGACGCCGTTGCCGGTGTGGTTAATATTATTCTGAAGAAAGGCACGAACAAATTAACAGGTAGCCTTACCGGTGGCGGTTACGCGAATACGGGCGGACAGGCCGGAGCGCTGACCAAGTCGGGAAAGCCAGACGGTTTCAATTATCAGTTCGATGCAAACTACGGTTTCAAAATCAGCGACAAAGGCTATTTCAACGTTTCAGGCCAGATTACCCAACGTCGGCCTACGCTGCGTCCTTTTGTGAATGACTGGGGCTTCTTTGACAATACCTACCTGAACAACCTGCGAACCGATAAAAACGGCAACCCGGTGATCACGAATCCAGAACTGATCAATGCACAGGTGGCCGGCAACACCTCGCAGATTGCCGCCCTGAAAACGGAAACGGGCCTGATGAGTGCCCGTGGATTGACCAAAGCTGATTTTGCCGTATACGCGGGTATGCCTGCCATTACACTGGGAAGCACCTTTTACAATGCTGGTTACGAAATAAACCCAACGACAACCATTTACAGCTTTGGCGGTGCGTCGTACAAATACCTGGAAGGTTTCTCGTGTTATTTCCGCCGGCCAGCTCAGACAGACCGGTTCAACTACTTGCTTTATCCAAACGGATTCAGACCTCAAATGACGTCGAACACCTCGGATATGTCAAATACCATTGGCCTAAAAAGTAAAATCGGTGATTTCAGCGTTGACTTCAGCAACACATTTGGCAGGAACACAATGCGCCTGGGTATGGTCAATACCTTCAATGCCTCCCTTGGTTCCAATTCGCCAGTGAACATGAATCTGGGTACACACCAGTTTTCGCAGAACTCAACGAACCTCGACTTATCCCGCTATTTCAAAGGCGTGATGAATGGCCTGAATATCGCCTTTGGCGCCGAAATGCGGATTGAAAATTATAAAATTATCAAAGGACAGGAAGAAAGCTATGCCTACGGAAATGCAGGCGTACTTACCGCCGTTAAAGATGGGCTTCTTGTTGGTCCGGACGGAAAACCGCTGGAAGATGCCAACAGTATACCAATCGTTGATGCCAGCGGCAACCCGTTATCTGTATTTGCCGGACAGCAGGTAACCGTCAAATCACTATCATCCAACTGTCAGTGCTTTGCGGGCTTTGGTCCTAAGAATGAGCGAAACGAATTCCGAACCACAATGGCCGCCTATTTGGATGCTGAACTGGAACTTACGCGGAAATTTTTGCTGGCGGGCGCTTTCCGTCTGGAAAACTACTCTGATTTTGGCGGGGTAACCATCGGTAAACTGGCGGCCCGCTATTCATTGACCAAAACCCTTTCTATCCGTGGCTCTATTGCTACCGGCTTCCGGGCACCCTCGCTGCAGGAGCTGAACTATACCCATACGGCGACCGCTTTCGTACCTGATGCAAACGGTATTCCACAACCGCTGGACGTGACGACCTACCCAACCAATAGCACGGCGGCCCGGGTGTTGGGTATCAAAGGCTTGAAGCAGGAACAGTCTCGTACATACGGTTTCGGCCTTACGTATCAACCAGCGCCAGGCTTTGAAGTAACGCTGGACGCTTACCAGATCGATGTTGACAACCGTATTTTCAGAACCAGTTATTTCAACGCTGCCGAAGTCGGCAATAACTACCAGGAAGTAATCGGCGATGGAGAAGCTCAATTTTTCGTCAACGGAGCCGATGTGCGTTCGAAAGGCCTCGAAGCCGTTGGAAATTATACGCTTAATCTGCAAAAAGGCAGTAGCATCACGTTCAGTCTGGCCGCCATTTTCAGCAAGAATACGGTACTCAACAGAAAGACACTTGACCTGAACGTAGCCAATCTTACCTCTGAACAGATTGTCGGTAAATACCTCAGCCGCGACGTTATTGGACAGTTTGAAACGGGCACACCCCGAACAAAGCTGATCGGTTCTGTTAGCTACCGTGTAAACAAATTTAATACGATGCTGAGAGGCACCTATTTTGGAACGGTTACTGAGCGGTCGGTATCTTCAGACAACGACGGCAATTTTTACGACCAAACATTTTCAGGTCAGGCAGTTTTTGACCTGAGTTTTGGGTACGATCTGAATCGGAATGTGAAAGTATCTATTGGTGGCAGCAACATCTTCGATAAATATCCTCAGATACTCCGGCCTGAGAACCAGGGCTTCTATTTGTACTCCAACAATCAGCAAGGGTCTAATGGTGCTTACTACTATGGCCGCTTAATGTTCAACTTCTAA